In the genome of Centropristis striata isolate RG_2023a ecotype Rhode Island chromosome 6, C.striata_1.0, whole genome shotgun sequence, the window GCCTTCTTGGGAGATTTCTTAGCGGCTGCGGGTTTCTTAGCTGCCGCTTTCTTGGGCTTCTTGGCCGCTGCAGGTTTCTTGGCTGCGGGCTTCTTGGCTTTAGCTGCAGCTTTCTTAGCTGCGGGCTTCTTGGCCTTGGGCTCGGCGGCCTTCTTGGCGAGCTTGAAGGATCCGGAGGCCCCGGTGCCTTTAGTCTGGCTCAGAGTCCCGTTAGCGACCAGGCCCTTGACGGCGGTCTTGACGCGGACCTTGTTCTTGTCCACATCGTACCCGCCGGCAGCCAGAGCCTTCTTGATGGCGGCCAGAGACGTGCCGCCCCGCTCCTTGGATGCGGACACAGCAGCAATGATGAGCTCTTTGACGCTGGGACCAGCCGGTTTGGCTTTGGAAACCTTCTTCTTCGCTGCTTTGGCCGGGGCCGGGGCGGCGGGAGCGACTTCTTTATCTGCCATCACTTCTTCCAAGCTTTGTTCCTCACCAGAGAGTCTGAGGGACTGTTGCAGAGCTCGGAGCAGCGGGCTGTACTTGAACACACCATGAGAACCGTGGAGAGTCAAGCCAGGCCGCGGCTCCTCTGTGCACTGTGAAAGCCGGGAcacttgtgttttctctgctctGATAAAAGGCTAAAAACTAAATGTAGGACAAGTGCTGAAGGCTGAGAGTGACGGAGCTGCTAGCGGACTTGTTTCTCTTCATATTCAAGTCATGGAGAGTTTTGATgctctctgttttttctttgtggagCCTCCAAACC includes:
- the LOC131973279 gene encoding histone H1-like; the encoded protein is MADKEVAPAAPAPAKAAKKKVSKAKPAGPSVKELIIAAVSASKERGGTSLAAIKKALAAGGYDVDKNKVRVKTAVKGLVANGTLSQTKGTGASGSFKLAKKAAEPKAKKPAAKKAAAKAKKPAAKKPAAAKKPKKAAAKKPAAAKKSPKKAKKPAAAKKATKSPKKATKPAKSPKKVAAKKPAAKKSPAKKTAAKPKAKKAAPKKK